The following DNA comes from Gammaproteobacteria bacterium.
TCGACCGCCAGACGGAACAACCAGCGCGCCAGCCCGGAGCGCCCGTCCATCTGCGTCTGAATCCGGCTGTAGACACGCTCATAGATCCGTGGAACGGAGATCAGCGCCGTGGGGCGCACCGTGGCCAGGTCCTCACCGAGCTGCGTGACCGAACGCGCGAAGGCCACGCAGGCGTTCGCCATCATGGGCAGGTAATACCCCACGGTGCGCTCCAAGGTGTGCGACAGCGGCAGGAAGGACAGGAAGGTGTCGGCGGCACTCACCGGATTGCTGCTATAACTGGCATGGGCATTCCACAAGATATTGCCGTGCGTCAGCATCACACCCTTGGAACGGCCCGCGGTACCGGAGGTGAACACGATCGCGGCCAGATCCTCCCGGCCTCCGCCCCCGCCCGCCGGCGCGGGGGCGCCGACGGCCGCCGCATCCAGCCAGTCCCGCAGCGCCTTCACACGGGCATCTTCCGCCGCGGCATCCCCGCGCACGATCACCCGACTCAAGGAAGCAGACCCGGCAAGTAGCGGGCGTATCGCCTCCCACAGCCCCGGTTCATCAAGCAACAGCAGCCGCGCCGCGGTTTCACGCAGGATATAGGCGACGTTGTCCGGGCGGTCGTTCACGAACAGAGGCACCACCACGAGCCCGAGGCTCAGTGCCGCCTGGTCCACGCATACCCATTCGATGCCGTTCGGCAACATGACGGCGATGCGCTCGCCGGGAGCCAGGCCCTCCTCGTGCAAAGCGGCACGCCAGCGCTCCACTTCCGCCGCCATCCGGGCCCAGGAAAGCTCCCGCCAGTCCCCGCTGCCCGCGTCGAAATAGCGGTAGGCCGGGGACTGCGGATTGCGCCGCACGCGCTCAAGGAACAGCTCGGACAAGGTATTCACCTCGCCGGGCAGGATCAAGTCCGGATTATCCACCGTCATGTGCTCGCCCATCTGTGTCTTTGCCCACTGACCCGAAATGCGTTCCCCTCCGTCCCCGTAGATACGGCGCCGGCCCCGAATATGATACCGGCATCCGGGCCGTCGTCATCCTCCATCTGCACGGCGCCCTG
Coding sequences within:
- a CDS encoding long-chain fatty acid--CoA ligase, encoding MTVDNPDLILPGEVNTLSELFLERVRRNPQSPAYRYFDAGSGDWRELSWARMAAEVERWRAALHEEGLAPGERIAVMLPNGIEWVCVDQAALSLGLVVVPLFVNDRPDNVAYILRETAARLLLLDEPGLWEAIRPLLAGSASLSRVIVRGDAAAEDARVKALRDWLDAAAVGAPAPAGGGGGREDLAAIVFTSGTAGRSKGVMLTHGNILWNAHASYSSNPVSAADTFLSFLPLSHTLERTVGYYLPMMANACVAFARSVTQLGEDLATVRPTALISVPRIYERVYSRIQTQMDGRSGLARWLFRLAVDTGWARFQYLHGQAGWRPALLLWPLLRRLVAGKVLARLGGRIRIAVCGGAPLPAEVARTFIGLGLPLIQGYGLTEASPVLSGNRLSDNEPASVGHPLRDVEIRVTAQGELLARSPGVMRGYLNDPVATVAAVDAEGWLHTGDKAKIENGYIYITGRLKDIIVLSNGEKVSPVDMELALTADPLFEQVLVVGEGRPYLTALLILNQERWSALAQQLGVPQDDPRVLQSPIVVREAGRRIEGLTRDFPGYARIRRFSLSLESWTVENGLQTPTLKLRRQRIAEQAGTVIDRLYAGH